CGATTTGTAATTGTTTGACGTTAATAATTCGTCTGCTTTAATCATTGCAATTTTGATAATATCTGCTGCTGTACCTTGAATCGGCGCATTCATCGCTGCACGTTTTCCAAAATCTTTCACTGCACGATTGGCATCGTAGATTTCAGGAATATAACGACGGCGATTAAAGAGTGTCTTGACATAACCGTCACGCAAACAGTCTTCAACGACAGAATCCATATATTTTGTAATGTTAGGGTAAATTTCATTATATCGTGTTATAAAATGACGTGCTTCTGGAATAGTGATATCCAATTGTTTTGAAAGTCCATATTCTGACATGCCATAAACGATACCAAAGTTAACACTTTTTGCTTGACGTCGCATCGTACTTGTTACATCATCAACACCAAATATCGCTTTCGCAGTTTCGGAGTGAATATCATGACCACCATTAAATGCTTCCATCATACGTTTTTCATCAGCTAAGTAAGAGAGTACACGAAGCTCAATTTGAGAATAATCGATGGACATTAAGGTACAACCTTCGGATGCTACAAAAGCTTTCCGAATCATCCGTGTCTCTTCATCACGAACCGAAATATTTTGTAAATTTGGGTCACTTGAAGACAAACGACCGGTTTGTGTTGCATGTTGATTAAAAGAAGTATGAATTTTTCCATCAGCATGGATATGCTTTGTTAATCCTACAGCATAAGTACTGTAAAGTTTTTGGTACTTTCGATACTCCAAAATTGGAGCTATTATTGCATGTTCTTCAATCAAGCCTTCAAGTACATCAACTGCAGTTGATCGTTTCTTTTTCGTAGGCAATTTTAGATGATCAAACAACACCTCAGCAAGCTGTTTTGGCGAATTTAAATTGAATTCCATCCCTGCAAGTTCATAGACTTGGTTGCTCAGTGTCTCGATTTTTTGGTGTGTCACGAGCGCAATTTCATCAAGCACGCTTCGATCAACATTGATTCCTCTAAACTCACACTTTGATAAAATGGGAACTAAAGGTTTTTCAATCTCTTCATAGACAGAGAGCACTTCAATTTTATTAGCTTCTGTTTTTAGTGTATTGAATTGTGAAAGTATTGCTTGAGTAAACGCTGCACCCTTTTCCATACCTTCATACTCATGGAACCACAAACCAAATTCATCCTTTAATCGTGCCATGGTCGTTATTGACGAATTTACTATAAATGCAAGAAGTAACAAATCATCAAATTGATTAGCAATTTCAATATTGTTTTCTAAACAGAATCGATAGAGTGATTTAGACGAATCCACAACTATTGAAGTATCTGATGAAATAAGCGCTTTAAAGGCTTCATTGCCGACCATTTCTCCAAATGTTAAGTATATGTTTTCTTTACCATCAGAAAGATAACACCCTTCAAGGTTTCCTTTTTTATCAAGTTCCATTGAAATCGCAATCATCGATTTCTTCCAAGATGAATCAAGATTAGTAAATTCGATGGTCTCTTTTTCAACAACTTCAACGTCATAATTATCGGTAATAAGTGAATTCATATCATATTTACGATAGAAAGCATTTAACGATTCATTCGGTATTTCATACTTAATACTTGAGAGGTCAATGTCAAGGGGTACCGAGGTATGAATTTCAGCTAATTTGTACGACATTCTCGCTTGTTCTTCAAACTCACGGATTTTTTCTCCCATTTTCCCTTTGATTTCTTCTTTATGCACATACAGGTTCTCAAAAGTAGTATATTGTCCAAGAAGTTTAAGTGCGGTTTTCTCACCGATCGAAGGTACTCCAGGAATGTTATCGCTAGTATCACCCATTAACGCCTTCATATCTACAATTTGTTTTGGCTCAATACCCATTTCATCCATGAGACTCGTTTTATCCATAAGACGTAAATCTGTTAAACCTTTTTTCATAAGTAAAACATCAACATTATCATCAATAAGTTGTAACATATCACGATCACTGGTTAAAATTTCAACTTTGAAATCCGGATACATTCTCGACATTGTTCCGATAATATCATCCGCCTCATAGCCACTGAGTTCAAACCGTTTAATCGGATATGCATCAAGAAACTCACGTACAAGTGCAAACTGAGACACCAATTCTTCATCAACCTCTTTGCGAGTCCCTTTATATTCATCAAACATATCATGACGAAATGTTTTATCCTTTGTATCAAAGGCCACGAGGACATGTGTAGGATTTATGATTTCTATTGCTTTAGCGAGCATTGTTGAAAAGCCATATACTGCATTGGTGACCACACCTGAACTGGACTTCATGTATCCTCTTGAAAGCGTTCCATAGTAAGCCCTAAAAAGCATTGAATTCCCGTCTATTAATAATAATTTATTCATGTTTTCCTACTTTCTAAATAAGTAAAACCCTTGGGATTACTTAGCAATCGTCTCAAGGGTTTCTAGATTAAGTCTCATTTTCGCGATGTAATCATAATTCGCTTCGATATCTTTATCTGATAGATTATAAAGATTGCTTAATTCAATTTGTGTTAAATTAAACTCTGTTTTTAATTGATTAAATAATTTTACATATTCTTCTGGCATATTCTCTTCATATGCAATAAATTGTACGCCATCCTTCGCAATCCGTGCACGGATCGCATTGAGCATATCTTCATCTGGTAAAACACCGTATTTTGATAATGTCGCTGGATATACACCGATATTATAACTCTTTTGCCAATTCCCAAAAGATGGTGTCATGGAAACAAATTTAATACCTTTCTCCGAATCACGTAAAAGTTGATATTGTGCTTGAAGCCCTGTTAATTCTACTTCTAATGTTTCAAATTGCTCTGTAAAGTATGCTTCTTCATCCGGATAAGTTTGTACAAGCCAATCTTTTATTGTTCGCGCCATTGAAGTCATCGCTAAAGGATCCATCCATAAAAACGGATCTTTATCATATTGATCAACTGCTGCAAAAGCATCAGACTCATAATATTCGGATTCTATCGCATGCGATTGCCCATCAACCACAACATTTGTGTAGCGTTTAAATGGATATAACATGGAACGTTCCGATAAATCAATCATCTGTAATTTAGAGTTTTGAAGATCATCCAAGTATAGTTGCCAATAAGGCTGTAATTCATTAATATAAAAAATTGTATCTGCTTTTTTTATAATTTCTTGAAAATCTTCTTTTACCGTTGCCTGTTGAGGTATTAATCCTGTGTCAATGCGCTGAACGTTAACACGTTCTCCCGCAAGACGTTCAACAAGGAACTGAATCGGATAATTTGTAACGATGACATTCCGACTTCTAGGAACGCATCCCGACAATGTCCCCAGTATGATAACCAATACTAGTAATTTACTCATCAATCGTTTCATACACAACCTCTTTTCACATTTTATTATACACTAATTTTCTTCAGGGATAACCCAATTATTCTTTCTCAAGTTGAATAATGCTCGTATTGAGAAGTATAATGGCATCGAAATTAAAATCCCTACAAAACCAAATAAAACACTTGATGCGAAAAACGCAAATAAGGACCAAAGCGGTTCGATTTTATCACGCTTGGAGTAAACCATAGGAGAAACGACATACCCATCAACATTTGAAAGAATAACCAATCCAATTGTAAGTATAATCACTCGCGGTAACGGTAACGTTAAAGCGGTTAAGATCCCTAATACATGTACAACTGTTGGCCCAATGTAAGGTATTAACAACCCAAATGCCGTTAGAACACCAAGAACAAATGCATAATTATGTCCGACAGCTAAATAAAGCAAACTGTACTCAATACATGTAATAGTCATAATCACAACGAGTGTCCCTAAATAACGACTTACAGCATGGTCAATAACAATAATTGAATTTCCGAGTTTTGGAGAAATATTATTCGCAATGCGTAAAACACTTCCCGTAAAATTTTCATAATCGAATACAAAATACATCCCGATAATAAACGAGAAAATACCTGTAGTGATTGTTGAAAAAATCTTTGATAGGAATTGTGAAGCAGCTGCTGGCAATGTAGGTATCTGGCCCACAATTCCGTTAAGCATTCCCATCACTTGTTTAAAAATGTCATCCGCCCATGGAGAAGGATTATTATGGTTAATTTCTTTGTAGTAATTATAGAGTTGCTGTATGCCGTCCATACTATTACCAATTAACTGCGAAATATCTGTATACAATGATGGTAAGATCGATGAAAAGAGCAGTACAATCAAAACTACAAACAAAACGAGTGTAATTGGAACACTGATTGCTCTTTTAATATTATATTTTTCAAAAAACACCGCAATCGGTCTTACAATATATGCAAGTGCAAAGCCAATAACAAATGGCAGAAGAATTCGCTTAGCTAATTCAAAAGCATGTTGCCATACTGCCCATGTTTGCATCAATAAGAAAACACTTAATAAAAATAACATAAATGGAACAAGTTGCTTCCAACTGAAATGATCGTCAAAAAATTTTTGAATACGTTGAAAAATGTTCATTAATTTATTTCTCCCTCTATTTTTATTAACGCATATATAAATTCTGAACGCGTTGCATAATCATACGATGCATTAATTTATATAACGTCATAGCGATTGGTAGCAGAATTAAATTACCAATAATAACCCATAACGTTCGGGTACTTATAAAAGTAATTAAACTATATGACACCCCTTTTACTAGAGGTAACATGCCAAATATTAACATTTCTTTAATAAACAAACCAATCACGGCTAAGACTAAGAACTCAAAGGTTGAAGTACCAATATAACGGTCCCAGACCCTTAAAAGCGCTATCGTGATTGAATAACTGACAAAAAACATTGGAAATGAACCAATATGGCACAGATCCATCCAGATTCCTAAAAGAATTGCTTTAATTATCGATTCCGTTTGAGAATCATTTTGAGTCAATAACATCAGCCCTAAAAAATGAAGACTGCTCACAAATGTTAAGGAACTTAGACCCAATTGTGTAAATATGGCATTAAATATTGAATCTAGAACCAAGAGAACCACAATATACAAGAAATGCATCCAGCGAATCATTCTCATGATTTCTTCACCACCGATACGTATTTAATATTATTATAATCAACAGAAGGTTTTACATAAACTAACACACCCACACTATCTGCAACATTTTTAACAGAATCAACTTTTCCAACAAATAATCCACT
This genomic stretch from Erysipelothrix rhusiopathiae harbors:
- the polA gene encoding DNA polymerase I, producing MNKLLLIDGNSMLFRAYYGTLSRGYMKSSSGVVTNAVYGFSTMLAKAIEIINPTHVLVAFDTKDKTFRHDMFDEYKGTRKEVDEELVSQFALVREFLDAYPIKRFELSGYEADDIIGTMSRMYPDFKVEILTSDRDMLQLIDDNVDVLLMKKGLTDLRLMDKTSLMDEMGIEPKQIVDMKALMGDTSDNIPGVPSIGEKTALKLLGQYTTFENLYVHKEEIKGKMGEKIREFEEQARMSYKLAEIHTSVPLDIDLSSIKYEIPNESLNAFYRKYDMNSLITDNYDVEVVEKETIEFTNLDSSWKKSMIAISMELDKKGNLEGCYLSDGKENIYLTFGEMVGNEAFKALISSDTSIVVDSSKSLYRFCLENNIEIANQFDDLLLLAFIVNSSITTMARLKDEFGLWFHEYEGMEKGAAFTQAILSQFNTLKTEANKIEVLSVYEEIEKPLVPILSKCEFRGINVDRSVLDEIALVTHQKIETLSNQVYELAGMEFNLNSPKQLAEVLFDHLKLPTKKKRSTAVDVLEGLIEEHAIIAPILEYRKYQKLYSTYAVGLTKHIHADGKIHTSFNQHATQTGRLSSSDPNLQNISVRDEETRMIRKAFVASEGCTLMSIDYSQIELRVLSYLADEKRMMEAFNGGHDIHSETAKAIFGVDDVTSTMRRQAKSVNFGIVYGMSEYGLSKQLDITIPEARHFITRYNEIYPNITKYMDSVVEDCLRDGYVKTLFNRRRYIPEIYDANRAVKDFGKRAAMNAPIQGTAADIIKIAMIKADELLTSNNYKSSMILQVHDELVFDVYDDELEQIQDLMVSVMEHIVSWPIDLNVSVDTGKDWY
- a CDS encoding metal ABC transporter substrate-binding protein — translated: MKRLMSKLLVLVIILGTLSGCVPRSRNVIVTNYPIQFLVERLAGERVNVQRIDTGLIPQQATVKEDFQEIIKKADTIFYINELQPYWQLYLDDLQNSKLQMIDLSERSMLYPFKRYTNVVVDGQSHAIESEYYESDAFAAVDQYDKDPFLWMDPLAMTSMARTIKDWLVQTYPDEEAYFTEQFETLEVELTGLQAQYQLLRDSEKGIKFVSMTPSFGNWQKSYNIGVYPATLSKYGVLPDEDMLNAIRARIAKDGVQFIAYEENMPEEYVKLFNQLKTEFNLTQIELSNLYNLSDKDIEANYDYIAKMRLNLETLETIAK
- a CDS encoding AI-2E family transporter; this translates as MNIFQRIQKFFDDHFSWKQLVPFMLFLLSVFLLMQTWAVWQHAFELAKRILLPFVIGFALAYIVRPIAVFFEKYNIKRAISVPITLVLFVVLIVLLFSSILPSLYTDISQLIGNSMDGIQQLYNYYKEINHNNPSPWADDIFKQVMGMLNGIVGQIPTLPAAASQFLSKIFSTITTGIFSFIIGMYFVFDYENFTGSVLRIANNISPKLGNSIIVIDHAVSRYLGTLVVIMTITCIEYSLLYLAVGHNYAFVLGVLTAFGLLIPYIGPTVVHVLGILTALTLPLPRVIILTIGLVILSNVDGYVVSPMVYSKRDKIEPLWSLFAFFASSVLFGFVGILISMPLYFSIRALFNLRKNNWVIPEEN